The Desulfoscipio gibsoniae DSM 7213 genome contains a region encoding:
- a CDS encoding ASKHA domain-containing protein, translating into MKSYQVIFQPGDQAMEVQEGSTIMEAMDQAGINFDFPCGGQGKCGKCRVRVPAGAGDPTATEKEILEPMELDRGIRLACAARVHGHMTVELPERLQHNILMASGERTCRIEPHLKKIFVQVAEPSLEAQRSDWHRLKDSLAGQGYNSARLEIPVALLRRLPETIRRAGHGVTVVMYGSKIEGLEEHDTTPAMLGMAFDIGTTTIVGYLLDLYSGRELCAVSTLNPQTRFGADVISRITFANREEGGLEKLHAAVLGAINKLIGEALEKAGAGKEQIYGVSVAANTCMHHLFLGINPGNIAVAPYVAAVSEPVVAGAAELGIDINPAGKIFVLPNIAGFVGADTTAVLLAAETDRSTGIKLVIDIGTNGEIALGSGERMVACSAAAGPAFEGAQISSGMRGAAGAIDHVQFEDNLAYTVIGGGRPLGICGSALLDTVAGLLELGMINKRGKLLPPGQLTAEAARFKDCIVEHEGQPAFVLAGADKTGHGRPVTVTQGDIRELQLAKGAIAAGIRVLMQTLGVELDDIQEVLLAGAFGNYLNPHSACAIGLIPSELEGKITMIGNAAGTGAKLALLSSSEFRRAAQVAESVEFVELGSYPGFNSIFAANTYFNPKTQQKGKKVAVKQ; encoded by the coding sequence TTGAAAAGTTATCAAGTGATTTTTCAACCGGGGGATCAGGCCATGGAAGTGCAGGAAGGCAGCACCATTATGGAAGCCATGGACCAGGCCGGCATTAACTTTGATTTCCCCTGCGGCGGCCAGGGCAAGTGCGGCAAATGCCGGGTGCGGGTGCCGGCGGGGGCCGGTGATCCCACCGCCACCGAAAAGGAAATACTGGAACCTATGGAACTGGATAGGGGCATCCGCCTGGCTTGTGCAGCCAGAGTACACGGCCATATGACCGTGGAGCTGCCCGAACGGCTGCAGCACAATATTTTAATGGCCTCAGGGGAAAGGACATGCCGGATTGAGCCGCACTTGAAAAAAATATTTGTCCAGGTGGCTGAACCTTCATTGGAGGCCCAGCGTTCGGACTGGCATCGCCTCAAAGACAGCCTGGCCGGTCAGGGCTACAACTCCGCCCGTTTAGAAATACCGGTCGCCCTGCTGCGCCGGCTGCCGGAAACCATTCGCAGGGCGGGCCACGGCGTTACTGTGGTAATGTACGGCTCCAAAATCGAGGGTCTTGAGGAACACGACACCACACCGGCCATGCTGGGCATGGCCTTTGATATCGGCACCACCACCATAGTGGGGTACCTGCTGGACCTGTATTCCGGCCGGGAGCTTTGTGCTGTATCCACCCTCAACCCGCAAACCAGGTTTGGCGCTGACGTAATCTCCCGCATCACCTTTGCCAACCGGGAGGAGGGCGGGCTGGAAAAACTGCATGCCGCTGTGCTGGGAGCCATCAATAAACTGATTGGGGAAGCGTTAGAAAAAGCCGGTGCCGGCAAAGAGCAGATTTATGGGGTATCCGTCGCGGCCAACACCTGCATGCACCATCTATTTCTTGGCATCAACCCCGGTAATATTGCCGTAGCACCCTATGTCGCGGCCGTCAGCGAGCCCGTGGTGGCCGGCGCCGCTGAGCTGGGTATCGACATTAACCCGGCGGGTAAAATTTTTGTGCTGCCTAATATCGCGGGCTTTGTGGGGGCGGACACCACAGCGGTGCTCCTGGCCGCCGAAACGGACCGGAGCACCGGTATCAAGCTGGTGATAGATATCGGCACCAACGGGGAGATTGCCCTGGGCTCCGGGGAAAGGATGGTGGCCTGCTCCGCCGCGGCCGGGCCTGCCTTTGAGGGGGCCCAGATAAGCAGCGGCATGCGGGGTGCCGCCGGGGCCATTGACCATGTGCAATTTGAGGACAACCTGGCCTATACGGTGATTGGCGGGGGCCGACCCCTGGGCATCTGCGGTTCCGCTCTGCTGGATACAGTGGCCGGGCTGCTGGAGCTGGGTATGATTAACAAGCGGGGTAAACTATTGCCCCCGGGGCAGTTAACCGCTGAAGCGGCCAGATTTAAAGATTGTATTGTAGAGCACGAGGGCCAGCCGGCATTTGTGCTGGCGGGTGCGGATAAAACCGGCCACGGCAGGCCGGTGACGGTTACCCAGGGTGATATCAGGGAACTGCAGCTGGCCAAGGGGGCCATAGCGGCGGGTATCAGGGTATTAATGCAAACCCTGGGCGTTGAGCTGGACGATATTCAAGAAGTGCTGCTGGCCGGAGCCTTCGGAAACTATTTAAATCCCCACAGCGCCTGTGCAATCGGGCTGATCCCATCGGAACTGGAAGGCAAAATCACCATGATCGGCAACGCCGCCGGTACCGGGGCCAAATTAGCCCTGCTTTCCAGCAGTGAATTTCGCAGAGCGGCTCAAGTAGCCGAGTCTGTTGAATTTGTGGAGCTGGGCAGCTACCCCGGCTTTAACAGCATCTTTGCAGCCAACACTTATTTTAACCCAAAAACTCAACAAAAAGGCAAAAAGGTGGCAGTAAAGCAATGA